In a single window of the Flavobacterium sp. W4I14 genome:
- a CDS encoding SulP family sulfate permease (product_source=KO:K03321; cath_funfam=3.30.750.24; cog=COG0659; ko=KO:K03321; pfam=PF00916,PF01740; superfamily=52091; transmembrane_helix_parts=Inside_1_20,TMhelix_21_43,Outside_44_46,TMhelix_47_66,Inside_67_67,TMhelix_68_85,Outside_86_89,TMhelix_90_112,Inside_113_118,TMhelix_119_138,Outside_139_152,TMhelix_153_175,Inside_176_181,TMhelix_182_204,Outside_205_233,TMhelix_234_256,Inside_257_275,TMhelix_276_298,Outside_299_307,TMhelix_308_327,Inside_328_333,TMhelix_334_353,Outside_354_362,TMhelix_363_397,Inside_398_512), with amino-acid sequence MMKPYLQLFDFSKKINYKTEILAGLTVAMTMIPESLSFAILAGFPPLTGLYAAFIMGLVTAVLGGRPGLVSGGAGATVIVLIALMKTQGIEYVFAAVALAGVIQIIVGLFRLGKFVRLVPQPVMFGFVNGLAVIIFMSQLEQFKTLVNGRVEWLSGTPLYIMLALVLLTVAIVIILPKITKAIPSSLVAIIVVFLIVLCFGIDTKLVKHIASVNGGFPPFHIPKVPLNLDMLRIIFPYSLIMAGVGLTEGLLTLNLVDEITETKGDRNRESIAQGIANIANGFFTGMGGCPMIAQTLVNLSAGARARLSGIIAALTILVIILVGAPVIDRVPMAALVGVMMMVAIGTFEWMSFKVINKMPSQDIIIGILVAVITVWLHNLALAVLIGVIISALVFAWESSKRIRASKHIDASGVKTYEIFGPLFFGSIANFNELFDVAHDPQHIVIDFKHSRVFDMSGIDALNKLTERYRSADKKLLLKHLSDDCKRLLKNADQIIAVNIIEDPTYRVATEK; translated from the coding sequence ATGATGAAACCTTACCTGCAACTTTTCGATTTTTCTAAGAAAATAAATTATAAAACTGAAATTCTTGCGGGTTTAACGGTGGCCATGACGATGATCCCCGAATCCTTATCATTTGCTATTCTTGCAGGTTTCCCTCCTTTAACAGGTTTATACGCCGCCTTCATTATGGGGTTGGTTACGGCTGTTTTGGGTGGCAGGCCAGGTTTGGTTTCGGGTGGGGCAGGTGCAACAGTGATTGTGCTCATCGCCTTAATGAAAACCCAAGGTATAGAATATGTTTTTGCGGCAGTGGCTTTAGCAGGTGTAATCCAGATTATAGTTGGGCTGTTTAGGCTTGGGAAATTTGTCAGGCTGGTTCCGCAGCCCGTAATGTTTGGCTTTGTTAACGGTTTGGCGGTTATTATTTTCATGTCGCAGCTGGAACAGTTCAAAACCCTTGTTAACGGCAGAGTAGAATGGTTGAGCGGTACTCCTTTATATATCATGTTGGCTTTGGTATTACTCACCGTTGCAATAGTGATCATTCTCCCTAAAATAACCAAGGCCATTCCATCATCATTGGTGGCTATTATTGTGGTTTTTCTGATCGTTTTATGTTTTGGAATTGATACCAAACTGGTTAAGCATATTGCTTCCGTAAATGGAGGGTTTCCTCCGTTTCATATTCCGAAAGTGCCGTTGAATCTTGATATGCTAAGGATCATTTTTCCCTATTCACTTATTATGGCAGGTGTGGGCCTAACCGAAGGTCTACTTACCTTGAACCTGGTCGATGAAATTACAGAAACCAAAGGAGATAGGAACAGAGAGAGTATTGCTCAAGGAATTGCCAATATTGCAAACGGCTTTTTTACGGGTATGGGCGGCTGCCCAATGATTGCCCAAACACTGGTTAACCTCTCTGCAGGTGCCAGGGCTAGGTTATCGGGCATTATTGCTGCCTTAACTATATTGGTTATTATTTTGGTAGGCGCTCCGGTAATAGATCGCGTACCTATGGCGGCTTTGGTTGGCGTAATGATGATGGTAGCCATTGGCACCTTTGAATGGATGAGCTTTAAAGTGATTAATAAAATGCCTTCGCAGGATATTATCATTGGGATTCTGGTGGCTGTAATTACAGTTTGGCTGCATAACCTGGCCCTTGCGGTATTAATAGGTGTAATTATTTCGGCACTTGTTTTCGCTTGGGAAAGTTCTAAACGGATACGTGCCAGTAAACATATCGATGCCAGTGGTGTAAAAACCTACGAAATATTCGGCCCCTTGTTTTTTGGATCTATCGCCAATTTTAATGAGCTGTTTGATGTGGCTCATGATCCTCAGCATATCGTAATTGATTTTAAGCATAGCCGTGTTTTTGATATGTCGGGTATTGATGCGCTGAATAAACTAACAGAACGTTACCGTTCGGCTGATAAAAAACTTCTATTAAAGCACCTGAGCGACGACTGTAAGCGCTTGCTGAAAAATGCAGATCAGATTATAGCAGTAAACATTATAGAAGATCCTACTTATCGGGTGGCCACAGAAAAATAA
- a CDS encoding DNA-binding HxlR family transcriptional regulator (product_source=COG1733; cath_funfam=1.10.10.10; cog=COG1733; pfam=PF01638; superfamily=46785) yields MTKKRQAEYTCSMEAALNVIGGKWKLTILNRLLSGPKRYGELHRSVAGITEKMLTQQLRELEEDQIVERKIYPVVPPKVEYSFTESGKKLTDVFKALEIWGSNFQHRINPTLGNADHDKKCYSFKDEPQFTELIERT; encoded by the coding sequence ATGACAAAAAAAAGACAAGCCGAGTATACCTGTTCGATGGAAGCGGCGCTAAATGTAATAGGTGGTAAATGGAAGTTGACTATTTTAAACAGGCTTTTATCTGGTCCGAAAAGGTATGGTGAACTTCACCGTAGTGTTGCAGGTATAACCGAAAAGATGCTCACACAGCAGTTAAGGGAGTTGGAAGAAGACCAGATCGTTGAGCGAAAAATCTATCCTGTTGTTCCACCCAAGGTAGAATACTCCTTTACCGAATCGGGGAAAAAGCTGACTGATGTTTTTAAGGCTTTAGAAATCTGGGGCAGTAATTTTCAGCACCGAATCAACCCAACTCTGGGGAATGCAGATCATGATAAAAAATGTTATTCTTTCAAAGATGAACCGCAGTTTACAGAACTTATTGAGCGCACCTAG
- a CDS encoding NAD(P)-dependent dehydrogenase (short-subunit alcohol dehydrogenase family) (product_source=COG1028; cath_funfam=3.40.50.720; cog=COG1028; pfam=PF13561; superfamily=51735) — protein sequence MKKLEGKTAIITGGNSGIGFATAQEFLAQGAKVIITGRNEQSVKDTIAQLGENAYGIISDSAYMEEITKLADQVKTISPTLDIVVINAGIGKFNTLAHMTEAMFDEIMNINFKGAYFSLQQLLPLVNQGGSIILNNSINAHIEMAGATVYAASKAALLTLAKNLSAELTSRKIRVNAISPGPVGTPLHSSEKLGLSDEDLQQMGESLVKQIPIGRFGQAEEIAKTIAFFASDDSSFILGSELIADGGMYNL from the coding sequence ATGAAAAAATTAGAAGGAAAAACCGCAATCATTACAGGTGGAAACAGCGGTATAGGTTTTGCAACAGCGCAAGAATTTTTAGCTCAGGGCGCCAAAGTGATCATCACCGGAAGAAATGAACAATCGGTAAAAGATACCATTGCCCAACTTGGCGAAAATGCATATGGAATTATCTCGGACAGCGCTTATATGGAAGAAATTACAAAACTGGCCGATCAGGTAAAAACCATAAGTCCGACTTTAGATATTGTAGTGATTAATGCTGGTATTGGAAAATTTAATACGTTAGCGCATATGACTGAAGCGATGTTTGATGAGATTATGAACATCAACTTTAAAGGCGCCTATTTTAGTTTACAGCAATTGCTGCCATTAGTTAATCAAGGTGGGTCAATTATTTTAAATAATTCGATAAATGCACACATCGAAATGGCAGGTGCAACAGTCTACGCAGCAAGTAAAGCCGCCTTGTTAACTTTGGCCAAAAATCTTTCTGCTGAACTAACATCAAGAAAAATAAGGGTAAATGCGATTAGCCCTGGTCCTGTTGGCACACCATTGCACAGTTCGGAAAAATTAGGCTTAAGCGACGAGGATTTACAGCAAATGGGCGAAAGCCTGGTGAAACAGATACCAATTGGCAGATTCGGACAGGCTGAAGAAATTGCCAAAACAATCGCTTTCTTTGCTTCGGATGATTCATCGTTCATTTTAGGATCAGAACTTATTGCCGATGGTGGTATGTATAATTTATAA
- a CDS encoding nucleoside-diphosphate-sugar epimerase (product_source=COG0451; cath_funfam=3.40.50.720; cog=COG0451; pfam=PF01370; superfamily=51735) codes for MNNSKTALVVGANGVIGSNLISHLENLGDWDIIGLSRRGGLDKDKTRYISVDLLDPEDSKKQLSLLTKVTHIFYAAYQDKPTWTELVAPNLTMLVNVVNAIEDIAKDLQHISLMQGYKVYGAHYGPFKTPAKESDGGHMPPEFNVDQQQFLEAQQKGKKWNWSALRPSVVAGTTLGNPMNLVSVIAVYASISKEMGLPLRFPGKLGAYDKLLDITDAGLLAKATVWAATNPACANQAFNITNGDLVRWNDLWPKIAAYFKMDTAPPLQMPLQTVMADKSALWTQLQEKHNLAKHSYDEVSSWAFGDFVFSWDYDFFSDGTKARRLGFHEYINTEKMFFDLFDELKRKKVIPS; via the coding sequence ATGAATAACAGTAAAACAGCATTGGTTGTGGGTGCAAATGGGGTAATTGGCAGTAATTTAATCAGCCACTTAGAAAATCTTGGAGATTGGGATATTATCGGTTTATCGCGTCGGGGTGGGCTGGATAAAGATAAAACGAGGTATATTTCTGTAGACCTGCTGGACCCAGAGGACAGTAAGAAGCAATTGAGCCTCTTAACTAAAGTAACACATATTTTTTATGCCGCATATCAGGATAAGCCTACATGGACGGAGTTGGTAGCACCTAATTTAACGATGCTTGTAAATGTGGTTAATGCCATTGAAGATATTGCAAAAGACTTACAGCACATCAGTTTAATGCAGGGCTATAAAGTATACGGGGCACATTACGGTCCTTTTAAAACACCAGCAAAAGAAAGTGATGGTGGACATATGCCGCCAGAATTTAATGTAGATCAGCAACAGTTTCTTGAGGCACAGCAAAAAGGTAAAAAGTGGAATTGGTCTGCGCTCCGGCCATCTGTAGTTGCGGGCACCACATTGGGCAATCCAATGAATTTGGTTTCTGTAATTGCAGTTTATGCATCCATATCGAAAGAAATGGGTTTGCCTTTGCGTTTTCCTGGTAAATTAGGGGCATATGATAAGCTTTTAGACATTACAGATGCTGGATTATTGGCAAAAGCAACGGTATGGGCGGCCACCAACCCGGCATGTGCCAATCAAGCCTTTAATATAACCAATGGTGATTTGGTCCGATGGAACGATCTTTGGCCTAAAATTGCAGCTTATTTTAAAATGGATACTGCCCCTCCACTTCAAATGCCTTTGCAAACCGTAATGGCTGATAAATCGGCTTTATGGACACAGCTGCAAGAAAAACATAACCTGGCCAAACACAGTTATGACGAAGTATCTTCATGGGCCTTTGGCGATTTTGTTTTTTCCTGGGATTACGATTTCTTCTCAGACGGTACAAAAGCAAGACGATTAGGCTTCCATGAGTATATCAATACTGAAAAAATGTTTTTTGATCTGTTTGACGAACTTAAACGCAAAAAAGTTATCCCGAGTTAG